One window of the Desulforhopalus sp. genome contains the following:
- a CDS encoding recombinase, translated as MEKEIQETSTEKKRYTKEEILERKISMVKERGSRVMKINSPLGSIMFNVLRQFDQAYANFKGQLGEPGGISHEKGAALMDEARKITMAFSEFTGQLSRQVRFKYFVPQELEEIQQVTDRKKDDLSTK; from the coding sequence TTGGAGAAAGAAATTCAGGAAACGTCGACTGAGAAAAAGAGATATACCAAGGAAGAGATTCTTGAGAGAAAAATCTCCATGGTCAAGGAGCGTGGCTCAAGAGTCATGAAAATCAACTCACCATTGGGCAGCATCATGTTCAACGTTCTGCGGCAATTCGACCAGGCGTATGCAAATTTCAAGGGGCAATTGGGAGAGCCAGGGGGGATTTCCCATGAAAAAGGAGCTGCCCTCATGGATGAGGCGCGGAAGATAACCATGGCCTTCTCTGAGTTCACCGGTCAGTTGAGCAGGCAGGTCAGGTTCAAGTATTTTGTGCCTCAGGAGCTTGAGGAGATTCAGCAAGTTACAGACAGAAAGAAAGATGATCTCTCGACAAAGTGA